In one window of Tripterygium wilfordii isolate XIE 37 chromosome 1, ASM1340144v1, whole genome shotgun sequence DNA:
- the LOC120013316 gene encoding CRIB domain-containing protein RIC7-like — MGTKVKGLLKGLRYISQMFDEKEPEMQIGLPTDVKHVAHIGWDGPSANTPSWMNGFKSAPEFSASEPLNLIGEAKSPFTNKLSLEDVHQIDQNGNERPKHRSRRSTNSTTGSALNSPTRRSSDAPRPSRRNHNSNFDSPSRDSSGSSRISRRQQTTSSLGLESPSHEQPAIPKQSRRKKSKGGSGGSSRSSRSKGQNPVETSDPGSVTESVEGLKSKEDLLSSVLETYEEEK, encoded by the exons ATGGGAACAAAAGTGAAGGGTCTTTTGAAAGGCCTTAGATACATCTCCCAGATGTTTG ATGAAAAAGAACCAGAGATGCAAATCGGTCTTCCCACCGATGTAAAGCATGTAGCGCATATTGGATGGGATGGACCATCTGCAAATACACCGAGCTGG ATGAATGGGTTTAAATCTGCTCCAGAGTTCTCGGCTTCTGAACCGCTGAACTTGATCGGAGAAGCTAAGAGCCCTTTCACAAATAAACTGTCCCTTGAAG ATGTGCATCAAATAGACCAGAATGGAAATGAGAGGCCAAAGCATCGATCAAGGCGATCGACAAACAGTACTACTGGCTCAGCTCTAAACTCTCCAACGCGACGGAGCTCTGATGCACCAAGACCTTCCAGGCGCAATCACAACTCCAACTTTGACTCCCCGTCTCGAGACTCATCTGGTAGTTCCAGAATCTCAAGACGGCAGCAGACTACTTCAAGTCTTGGCTTGGAATCACCTTCTCATGAACAACCTGCCATACCAAAACAATCTCGTCGGAAAAAATCCaagggaggatcaggagggtcGTCTAGGTCATCAAGATCAAAGGGACAGAATCCGGTTGAAACGTCGGATCCTGGGTCTGTGACTGAATCTGTGGAAGGATTGAAAAGCAAAGAGGACCTACTAAGTTCAGTTTTGGAAACATATGAAGAAGAGAAGTGA
- the LOC119995026 gene encoding polyubiquitin 11-like: MEASRATKQPMSNSCDHGTEEISIYFKIVKTIAARVKRSDTINDVKKYLHEKEGISENLQEFFFAGNRLSGSERLVDCGIHDNSTVRLILKHVVLLKLFVEILSIQKTITVEARPQETVQDVKSIIQMKEGIQSDAFTLFYDGKLLEDDRTLASLNMKNESTLYLIFSVKDELTLHVKAPTEETVKLRVKNLFTVGDIKAIVGSMTGVSYADHYLYYSQKQLEDCKTLSCYNIIEESMLEIMRPPFQIFVKPWSGKTLTIDVSFFDTIKDVKSKVLNKLKIPGMYQSLVFAGKRLEDCRDLASYDIQRNSTLKMVLEPSAVVRKISLNDIGVSRKDSIRTLKAKIKDAMGVPVITLLHKQVQLDDERSPKFYGISKEEKLLVFF; the protein is encoded by the exons ATGGAAGCATCACGGGCTACCAAACAACCCATGTCGAATTCATGCGACCATGGCACTGAAGAG ATAAGTATATATTTTAAGATCGTGAAAACTATTGCTGCAAGAGTTAAGAGATCTGATACCATCAACGATGTCAAAAAGTATTTGCATGAGAAGGAAGGTATTTCTGAAAATCTTCAAGAATTCTTCTTTGCAGGCAATAGGCTCAGTGGTAGCGAAAGGCTAGTTGATTGTGGTATTCACGATAACTCCACTGTCCGACTTATTCTCAAGCATGTTGTTCTGTTGAAACTATTTGTCGAGATACTATCAATTCAGAAAACCATTACTGTGGAAGCAAGACCTCAAGAAACTGTCCAAGATGTCAAGTCTATTATTCAAATGAAGGAGGGTATCCAGTCTGATGCGTTCACTCTTTTTTATGATGGAAAACTGCTGGAAGATGATAGAACTTTGGCCTCCCTCAATATGAAAAATGAGTCAActctctatttaattttcagtGTGAAAGATGAATTGACACTTCATGTGAAAGCACCAACTGAAGAGACAGTGAAACTACGAGTTAAGAATTTGTTTACCGTTGGTGATATAAAAGCGATAGTTGGGAGCATGACAGGCGTCTCTTATGCTGATCACTATTTGTATTATTCACAAAAACAGCTTGAGGATTGCAAGACCTTGTCTTGTTATAACATCATAGAGGAATCCATGTTGGAGATCATGCGTCCTCCATTTCAGATATTTGTCAAACCTTGGAGTGGGAAAACCTTGACTATTGATGTTTCGTTCTTTGATACCATTAAAGATGTGAAGAGCAAGGTTTTGAACAAGCTGAAGATTCCTGGGATGTACCAGTCTCTTGTGTTTGCAGGAAAACGTCTTGAGGATTGCAGGGATTTGGCAAGCTACGACATACAGAGGAACTCCACCCtgaaaatggttttggaacccTCAGCAGTGGTGCGTAAGATAAGTTTAAATGACATTGGAGTTTCCCGAAAAGATAGCATTCGTACTTTAAAGGCTAAAATCAAGGATGCTATGGGTGTCCCAGTGATTACATTGTTGCACAAGCAGGTACAATTGGACGATGAACGTTCTCCAAAATTTTATGGTATTTCTAAGGAGGAGAAGTTGTTGGTTTTCTTTTAG
- the LOC119985278 gene encoding plastid-lipid-associated protein 6, chloroplastic, with translation MAQNAMAMASPSYLSLSYSSCPVNCIVPRKVFPEGDASLSLQLAKRLGFSGRDGSSRRRVILKSALDGVSVIDPPPPSKEAKTELLASLKIKLLSVVSGLNRGLAANEEDLQKADDAAKEIEAVGGTVDLSTDLDKLQGKWKLIYSSAFSSRTLGGSRPGPPTGRLLPITLGQVFQRIDILSKDFDNIVELQLGAPWPLPPVEATATLAHKFELTGSANVKITFEKTTVKTTGNLSQLPPLEIPQLPDALRPPSNRGSGEFEVTYIDDDTRITRGDRSELRVFVIS, from the exons atggcacaaaacgcaATGGCCATGGCTTCTCCAagctatctctctctctcttattcttCTTGTCCTGTCAATTGCATTGTTCCCAGAAAAGTTTTCCCGGAAGGAGATGCTAGTCTCAGTCTACAATTAGCAAAACGATTAGGTTTCAGTGGGAGAGATGGGTCCTCTAGGAGAAGGGTTATTCTGAAGTCAGCTCTGGACGGGGTTTCCGTAATTGATCCTCCTCCTCCATCCAAAGAAGCAAAGACCGAGCTACTAGCTTCTCTGAAAATCAAATTACTG AGTGTGGTATCTGGGCTGAATAGAGGACTTGCTGCCAATGAGGAAGACCTACAAAAAGCAGATGATGCTGCAAAGGAAATTGAAGCTGTTGGAGGAACAGTTGACCTCTCAACTGACCTTGATAAACTTCAAGGAAAATGGAAATTGATATATAGCAGTGCATTTTCATCTCGCACTCTAGGAGGGAGCCGTCCTGGACCTCCCACGGGGAGGCTACTTCCTATTACTCTCGGTCAG GTCTTTCAACGGATCGACATCCTAAGCAAAGATTTTGATAATATAGTAGAACTTCAATTAGGTGCACCATGGCCCCTGCCACCTGTTGAGGCGACTGCCACCCTAGCTCACAAATTCGAACTCACAG GATCTGCAAATGTGAAAATAACATTTGAGAAAACCACGGTAAAAACAACTGGAAACTTATCACAACTTCCACCACTAGAGATACCTCAACTACCAGATGCCTTGAGGCCTCCATCTAATAGGGGAAGTGGTGAATTTGAAGTTACTTATATTGATGACGATACCCGCATCACCAGAGGAGACAGAAGCGAGCTCAGGGTTTTTGTCATCTCATAG
- the LOC119996846 gene encoding phosphate transporter PHO1-like, producing the protein MVKFSKQLEAQLIPEWKDAFVNYWLLKKHIKKIKLSRIPKLSKQLNHDFTRSIFYTVRFFLSKKFVTSSDNNTTAAAAATAHVLQVTSKSMDSDDTEEDDEEQGCQTDRLQLLSEEDEVKGFLESLEDELNKVNQFYKTKEGEFVERGEILQKQLQILLDLKQILDQQPRKLIPGILPPSSPSSDFSESPRESIDQESTETDDIISTFEKNGLSFINSASTRTKTKKGKPKMAMRIDIPSTTPTRTIAALTSMLWEDLVNNPKKEGAGDIINRKKIQCAEKMIRGAFVELYRGLGLLKTYSSLNMVAFTKILKKFDKVANRQESASYLKVVKRSHFISSDKVVRLMDEVESIFTKHFANNDRKKTMKFLRPQQQKDSHMVTFFVGLFTGCFVSLFAVYAILAHLAGVFSPSSGITYMETVYPVFSVFALLSLHLFMYGCNLFMWNTMRINYNFIFEFQPSTALKYRDAFLICTTFMTSVVGSMVIHLLLRAHGFSPSHVDAIPGILLLIFLVLLVSPFNVLYRPTRYCFLRIIRNIVCSPFYKVLMVDFFMADQLTSQITLLRHLESTTCYFLAGSFKTHSYKTCNSTRLYRELAYVISFMPYYWRAMQCARRWFDENDSNHLANMGKYVSAMVAAGARITYSRQSDNLWFAIVLVTSVVATIYQLYWDFVKDWGILNTKSKNPWLRDDLVLKNKGIYYMSIAMNVVLRVVWVETITGFHFNMVESRLLDFFMASLEIIRRGHWNFYRLENEHLNNVGKFRAVKAVPLPFRETDSDG; encoded by the exons ATGGTGAAGTTCTCGAAGCAGCTGGAAGCTCAATTGATCCCGGAATGGAAGGACGCCTTCGTCAATTACTGGCTACTCAAGAAACACATAAAGAAGATCAAACTCTCCAGAATTCCCAAACTATCTAAACAATTAAACCACGACTTCACTCGCTCCATTTTCTACACCGTTCGCTTCTTCCTCTCCAAGAAATTCGTCACTAGTTCCGATAACAACACCACCGCTGCCGCTGCCGCCACCGCCCATGTCCTTCAG GTGACGAGTAAAAGCATGGATAGTGATGATACGGAGGAGGACGATGAAGAACAAGGGTGCCAAACCGATCGCCTGCAATTATTGTCAGAAGAAGACGAG GTGAAGGGCTTCTTAGAGAGCTTGGAGGATGAGCTGAACAAAGTGAACCAGTTTTACAAGACTAAAGAGGGTGAGTTTGTTGAGAGAGGAGAGATTCTACAGAAACAGCTTCAGATTCTTCTAGACCTTAAGCAGATTCTCGACCAGCAGCCTCGTAAGCTCATACCGGGAATTCTTCCTCCATCTTCGCCTTCCTCTGATTTTTCTG AGAGTCCTAGGGAATCAATTGATCAGGAATCAACAGAGACAGATGACATAATATCAACATTCGAGAAGAATGGATTGAGCTTCATCAACTCTGCCTCGACCAGGACTAAAACAAAGAAAGGGAAGCCTAAAATGGCTATGAGGATTGACATTCCATCGACAACACCGACACGGACAATCGCAGCATTGACATCAATGCTTTGGGAAGATTTAGTGAATAATCCCAAGAAAGAAGGAGCTGGAGATATTATTAATAGGAAGAAAATACAGTGTGCAGAGAAGATGATTAGAGGAGCATTTGTTGAGCTATACAGAGGTCTTGgtcttttgaaaacttacaG CTCATTGAATATGGTGGCTTTTACAAAGATACTCAAGAAATTCgacaag GTAGCCAACCGGCAGGAATCCGCGAGTTACTTGAAAGTAGTCAAGAGATCTCATTTCATTAGCTCTGATAAG GTTGTTAGACTAATGGATGAAGTGGAGTCTATATTCACAAAGCATTTCGCCAACAATGACAGGAAAAAGACCATGAAGTTCTTAAGACCACAACAGCAGAAAGATTCACACATGGTCACATTTTTTGTTG GGTTGTTCACTGGTTGTTTTGTATCATTGTTTGCCGTTTACGCGATACTGGCACACTTGGCTGGTGTTTTTTCTCCTAGTAGTGGAATAACGTACATGGAAACTGTCTATCCTGTTTTCAG TGTTTTTGCATTGTTGAGCTTGCATTTGTTCATGTATGGATGCAACCTATTCATGTGGAATACTATGAGGATCAACTACAACttcatttttgaatttcaacCAAGCACAGCTTTGAAGTATAGAGATGCATTTCTCATTTGTACAACTTTCATGACTTCTGTGGTTGGGTCAATGGTCATTCACCTCCTTTTACGTGCTCACGGATTTTCCCCGAGCCACGTTGATGCCATTCCTGGAATTCTTCTCCTG ATTTTTCTTGTGTTGCTTGTATCTCCATTCAATGTCCTGTATCGACCAACTCGCTATTGCTTCCTCCGCATTATACGTAATATAGTCTGCTCTCCATTCTATAAG GTTTTGATGGTAGATTTTTTCATGGCAGATCAACTTACTAGTCAG ATTACTCTGTTGAGGCACTTAGAATCCACAACCTGCTATTTTCTCGCGGGAAGTTTCAAGACGCATAGCTACAAAACCTGCAACTCCACAAGATTATATAGAGAACTTGCTTATGTAATCTCTTTTATGCCATACTATTGGCGAGCGATGCAG TGTGCGAGACGATGGTTTGACGAGAATGACTCGAATCATCTAGCAAATATGGGGAAGTATGTTTCGGCGATGGTAGCAGCAGGAGCCAGAATTACATATTCTAGGCAGAGTGACAACCTATGGTTTGCTATAGTGTTGGTGACTTCTGTGGTGGCTACTATTTATCAGTTGTATTGGGATTTTGTCAAGGATTGGGGTATTCTCAACACCAAGTCCAAGAATCCATGGCTTAGGGATGATCTAGTTTTGAAGAACAAAGGCATTTACTACATGTCCATT GCAATGAATGTAGTTCTTAGAGTGGTTTGGGTGGAGACCATCACGGGGTTCCATTTTAACATGGTTGAGTCGCGATTGCTGGACTTTTTCATGGCGTCGTTGGAGATCATTCGACGAGGGCATTGGAATTTCTACAG GTTGGAGAATGAGCATTTGAACAATGTTGGGAAGTTCAGGGCAGTGAAGGCAGTGCCATTACCATTCCGCGAGACTGATTCCGATGGCTGA